AGATGATTCCCGTTTCTTATCGCAGCAATGCGTCCAACGATTGTACCATTGCGTTCAGCAACAAACAGTTGAATTTGGGTGTGAGCGTATACGGGATTTTTGGTGATACTTAGAAGTTTCTTCCGTTCAGAAACTAACGGTGCCACCCAATTCGGATCGTTTTTATAGAACGACCACTGGCACTTGATAAACGGTAGGGTATTGCCGGGTTCAAGTGCGGTGATGCTTAAATTCATAATGTTGTACGCCGATGGTTCGGACAAAAATAGAAACACCGTGATTAGCCACGATGCCTAATCTTTACCAATTACTATCTGAACAGCTTATGCAATACATCCGAATACTGACGCTAACATTGTCTGTTTTTGCAACCATGGCTTTGGGCAGTCCACTACATGGCGCTTCACCTACACTGCCACACGCTGCCGGTGTGCTTGCCTCCACGCTTGCTGATGGCGATACATTGTGGAACGAAGTTGCCGGGTTTGTTGACAAATTCCCGCGCCGTCTTAGCGGCTCTCAGGCACTCGAGGATGGGATCAACTGGCTGCTTAAGCGGCTCCGTGCCGATGGATGGCGGGTAAACAGGCAGAATGTGCATGTTCCCGTGTGGGTCCGGGGTACGGAATGGTGCAAGTTGGTGGAAGGGGGCCCGGCACACGCGATGCCGATGGCTGGTCTGGGAGGCAGTGTGAGTACTGGCGGAAAACCGCTCAGAGCACCGGTACTGGTTGTTTCGAGCTTTGCGGATCTGGAGCAGAAAGCACACCGTGCAAAGGGGAAGATCGTGGTATGGAATGTACCGTTTTCAACCTACGGTGCAACGGTAGAATACCGTTATTCCGGAGCCAGTAAGGCGGCCGCTGTGGGTGCCGTTGCCTCACTGGTACGGTCAGTAGGACCGTTTGGAATGCAGACACCGCATACCGGCATGATGGAGTATGACGATACCTTCCCAAAAATACCGTGCGCTGCAATCACCATCGAAGATGCCTTGTTGCTCCAGAGGCTGCAGGATGCTGAGCAAGTTCCAGTTGTTGAACTGTATATGGAAGCCCGAGAGCTTCCCGATGCTGTGTCGGGCAATATTGTTTTTGAAATTCCGGGTACCGACCTTGCAAACGAAGTGGTTGTCATGGGCGGACATATCGATTCCTGGGATCTGGGTACCGGCGCAATGGATGATGCTTCGGGGTGTTTTGTTGCCTGGAGAGCC
This is a stretch of genomic DNA from Ignavibacteria bacterium. It encodes these proteins:
- a CDS encoding M20/M25/M40 family metallo-hydrolase, with the protein product MQYIRILTLTLSVFATMALGSPLHGASPTLPHAAGVLASTLADGDTLWNEVAGFVDKFPRRLSGSQALEDGINWLLKRLRADGWRVNRQNVHVPVWVRGTEWCKLVEGGPAHAMPMAGLGGSVSTGGKPLRAPVLVVSSFADLEQKAHRAKGKIVVWNVPFSTYGATVEYRYSGASKAAAVGAVASLVRSVGPFGMQTPHTGMMEYDDTFPKIPCAAITIEDALLLQRLQDAEQVPVVELYMEARELPDAVSGNIVFEIPGTDLANEVVVMGGHIDSWDLGTGAMDDASGCFVAWRALHAIRRAGLKPRRTLRVCFWTNEENGLRGARAYAEHTRHEKHFAAMEIDGGTFNPTGFSGSVPTYMRTNILEILGLLKPVGATTWAEGGGGADTSPLAEKGVPVLELTVDTTKYFWYHHTEADTPDKLDPQELNKCTYAVAVMAYALSCMDSQQE